One Pyxicephalus adspersus chromosome 3, UCB_Pads_2.0, whole genome shotgun sequence genomic window carries:
- the LOC140327514 gene encoding olfactory receptor class A-like protein 1 — protein MLLSGPDIVSLIIYFSALFGTVANLVLIFAFVSNAVKNRVFQPLDRIIVNMAVVNLLLCFYKEIPGLLLFFNAKVFGALGCKILLYFYHTLRLISIWSVENLSFLHLLKIRRPGHRCLKFIYRHQVQYVNWSLASCWVISIIYHVPYLLYRETTNVRNKSNSMMTSTNCIGPSESKMVRILTYATVSVDFLLIVLVILLNGFTIDLICRHRRQVRDSMNISRGWNKHTAQATKILLSLLSLYVICWISSDLVWLLIVSGVMENDYKNDMLSASYGILSSIYYSVSSCIMVFGYRQVKDYLAEAGNCCRFAGTPTTVHSIHQQ, from the coding sequence ATGCTATTAAGTGGGCCAGATATTGTCTCCctcatcatttatttttctgctctTTTTGGCACCGTGGCAAACTTAGTTCTCATTTTTGCCTTTGTTAGCAATGCCGTCAAAAACAGAGTCTTCCAACCTTTGGACAGAATCATTGTAAATATGGCAGTGGTCAACCTCCTGTTGTGTTTTTACAAGGAGATCCCCGGGCTGCTTTTGTTCTTCAATGCCAAGGTTTTTGGGGCCCTGGGTTGcaaaattttgctttatttttatcacacCCTGCGTCTGATTAGTATTTGGTCAGTGGAGAACTTGAGTTTTCTTCACCTACTTAAGATAAGGAGACCTGGTCATCGATGTTTGAAGTTCATCTATCGCCACCAAGTCCAATATGTCAACTGGTCCCTTGCCAGTTGCTGGGTCATCAGCATTATCTACCACGTCCCTTATCTTTTGTACAGAGAGACAACAAATGTTCGTAATAAAAGCAACTCCATGATGACAAGCACCAACTGTATTGGACCATCAGAAAGCAAAATGGTCAGGATTCTAACCTATGCCACGGTGAGTGTGGACTTCTTGCTCATCGTGCTTGTCATTCTTCTGAACGGCTTCACCATTGACCTTATCTGTAGACATCGGAGACAAGTTAGGGACTCAATGAACATCAGCCGTGGCTGGAACAAGCATACGGCCCAGGCCACAAAGATACTActgtctcttctctctctctatgtCATCTGCTGGATTTCAAGTGACTTGGTTTGGCTCCTGATTGTCTCTGGGGTGATGGAAAATGACTATAAGAATGACATGCTCTCTGCTTCCTATGGGATTTTATCTTCTATTTACTACTCTGTAAGTTCGTGTATTATGGTCTTTGGCTATAGGCAAGTGAAGGACTATTTGGCAGAGGCTGGTAACTGCTGTCGTTTTGCAGGGACACCGACAACTGTTCATAGTATACACCAGcaataa